A portion of the Methanomicrobia archaeon genome contains these proteins:
- a CDS encoding IS1 family transposase, with protein MPNSKLKADPQKEFCSNPNCRDYGKSGAGNIVKYGHYKNGQQRFKCKTCGSVFVETKNTVFYNRHLKEEQIIMICKLLVEKNGIRA; from the coding sequence TGCCAAATAGCAAATTAAAGGCAGATCCTCAAAAAGAGTTCTGTTCCAATCCAAATTGCCGTGATTATGGCAAAAGCGGTGCAGGCAACATAGTTAAATATGGACATTACAAAAACGGCCAGCAGCGATTTAAATGCAAGACATGCGGCAGTGTCTTCGTAGAAACCAAAAACACGGTATTCTACAACAGACACCTCAAAGAAGAGCAGATCATCATGATCTGCAAATTGCTGGTCGAGAAGAACGGAATACGAGCTAT